Proteins found in one Nocardia brasiliensis ATCC 700358 genomic segment:
- a CDS encoding Cof-type HAD-IIB family hydrolase, with translation MVATDVDGTLIDHDERVTARTKAAVDALIGDGVPFVLATGRPPRWIDPVVDGLGYAPLCVCGNGAVIYDSATDRVLTSMTLDVDTLSWIADLAEEALPGCGLAAERVGASAHDAVTPQFVSSPLYEHAWLNPDDTSVARDEVIDAPAIKMLIRLPGARSSDMRTVLAPLIGERADITYSTEHGLIELSAPGVTKASGLAVVAQRLGVESANIIAFGDMPNDVPMLTMAGHGVAMANAHPETLAAANEVAQSNRDDGVARVLERWWV, from the coding sequence ATGGTGGCCACCGACGTGGACGGCACCCTCATCGATCACGACGAGCGGGTCACCGCGCGCACGAAGGCCGCGGTGGACGCGCTGATCGGCGACGGTGTGCCGTTCGTACTCGCCACCGGACGCCCGCCGCGCTGGATCGACCCGGTGGTGGACGGGCTCGGCTACGCGCCGCTGTGCGTGTGCGGCAACGGGGCGGTGATCTACGACAGCGCGACCGACCGGGTGCTGACCAGCATGACGCTGGACGTGGACACCCTGTCCTGGATCGCGGACCTGGCCGAGGAGGCGCTGCCCGGCTGCGGTCTCGCGGCCGAACGGGTCGGGGCGAGCGCGCACGACGCGGTCACCCCGCAATTCGTCAGCTCGCCGCTGTACGAGCACGCCTGGCTGAACCCGGACGACACGTCGGTGGCCCGGGACGAGGTCATCGACGCGCCGGCGATCAAGATGCTGATCCGACTACCCGGGGCGCGCAGCTCGGACATGCGCACCGTGCTCGCCCCGCTGATCGGTGAGCGAGCCGACATCACGTACTCCACCGAACACGGTCTGATCGAACTCTCCGCGCCGGGCGTCACGAAGGCTTCCGGCCTCGCGGTCGTCGCGCAACGCCTCGGCGTCGAATCCGCCAACATCATCGCGTTCGGCGATATGCCCAACGATGTCCCGATGCTCACCATGGCCGGCCACGGCGTCGCCATGGCCAACGCGCACCCCGAAACCCTCGCCGCCGCAAACGAAGTCGCCCAATCCAACCGTGACGACGGCGTCGCGCGCGTGCTCGAACGCTGGTGGGTCTGA
- a CDS encoding N-acetylmuramoyl-L-alanine amidase, with translation MEKLVPYRKPKRSYVLPVVTTLAVAAPLAVLTMSDSSEYRQTTDTELAAVPAQLAEVVLNSAPDIVLPLRELTGLDLPDLRLSDLRMLPLPASIRIPEGLPLPPGVQLPKEIPLPKLNGPAAPGRPTVPGQPAAPRPGQAATPGQTQVPGQAAAPGHTPLPGQAATPGQTPLPAQAATPGQTPLPGQAAAPGQVPQATAPGQTPLPAQAAAPGPAPQAAVPGQTPLPAQGTAPGQTPLPGQNVPVQSPVPAPAPADAAGTRFIADPSHLPPGTTPDTPALAPGAVPPELTDQVGAQVKEVSRDTPFSVVALTSKDLANTKALIRARQADGSWGPWFDTEEVDTRRTDRTAAGGKTGTEPLYVGTTNAVQMLVTRKPAVATTPDDTVAPVTPARSDDPAQMSALDLTAVLIDPGRGAIDGALHKVAEVLPSGGPAVISRAGWGADENIRCEEPTYDDGPGGDGLGGITVHHTAGRNDYSPEESAGIVRAIYTYHAQTLGWCDIGYNALVDKYGQIFEGRAGGLTRAVQGAHAGGFNENTAGVALMGNHESEPPSEAAINAIGNFIGWRSKIAHLDPTGYTTMYSEGTEFTSYAMGQAVQLPIVFAHRDVGNTSCPGDAAYDMMDRIRGIAASVAGGAGLADSGNSTDSYADNGTGTEQSQAAPAAPQATPRTKPDLAALAALTKKLLAMVDQNPIAKHWAAKGGADGPLGAPQTEPMTAAQGRQYAKFANGYVYAAPDGKVIEVLGKILDRFLQLGGDAGVLGIPQSDAYTVPNGLRSDFEHGSLILNQATGIVTTVWKTFNDTYQQEASRQAPGQGGVPAGAPAPAPAAAPAPAPAPAEAPAPEGLQFPSPADFLPPEPAPAG, from the coding sequence ATGGAGAAGCTCGTGCCGTACCGCAAACCGAAACGTTCCTACGTCCTCCCGGTTGTCACCACCCTTGCGGTAGCGGCCCCGCTCGCGGTGCTCACGATGAGCGACTCGTCCGAATATCGGCAGACCACCGACACCGAACTCGCCGCCGTACCGGCGCAACTCGCCGAGGTGGTGCTGAATTCGGCCCCCGATATCGTGCTGCCGCTGCGCGAACTGACCGGACTGGACCTGCCCGACCTGCGCCTGTCCGACCTGCGGATGCTGCCGTTGCCCGCGTCCATCCGAATCCCCGAGGGCCTACCGCTGCCGCCGGGCGTGCAGCTACCCAAGGAGATCCCCCTACCCAAGCTGAACGGCCCCGCCGCTCCCGGCCGGCCGACCGTGCCAGGTCAGCCCGCCGCTCCCCGCCCCGGACAAGCCGCCACACCTGGTCAGACACAGGTCCCAGGACAGGCCGCCGCTCCGGGCCACACGCCGCTTCCCGGACAGGCCGCCACGCCCGGCCAGACGCCGCTTCCCGCGCAAGCCGCGACCCCGGGGCAAACACCGCTGCCCGGCCAGGCCGCAGCACCAGGACAAGTGCCGCAAGCCACCGCGCCGGGACAGACACCGTTGCCGGCACAGGCCGCCGCTCCCGGACCAGCACCGCAGGCCGCGGTTCCGGGGCAGACACCACTTCCCGCACAGGGCACAGCGCCGGGCCAGACGCCGCTGCCCGGACAGAACGTCCCAGTTCAGAGCCCAGTTCCCGCCCCAGCGCCGGCTGATGCCGCGGGCACGCGGTTCATCGCCGATCCCAGCCACCTGCCGCCGGGCACCACGCCCGACACGCCCGCGCTGGCTCCCGGCGCGGTCCCGCCCGAGCTGACCGATCAGGTCGGCGCACAGGTGAAGGAGGTCTCGCGGGACACGCCGTTCAGCGTCGTCGCTCTCACCTCGAAGGATCTGGCGAACACCAAGGCGCTGATCCGGGCCCGCCAGGCCGACGGCAGCTGGGGTCCGTGGTTCGACACCGAAGAGGTCGACACGCGCCGCACCGATCGCACCGCCGCCGGCGGCAAGACCGGCACTGAACCGCTCTACGTCGGCACCACCAACGCGGTGCAGATGCTGGTCACCCGCAAGCCCGCCGTGGCGACGACACCTGACGACACGGTCGCCCCCGTAACGCCCGCGCGCTCGGACGATCCCGCGCAGATGTCCGCGCTCGACCTCACCGCCGTGCTCATCGATCCGGGCCGCGGCGCCATCGACGGCGCGCTGCACAAGGTCGCCGAGGTGCTGCCCAGCGGCGGTCCCGCCGTGATCAGCCGCGCCGGCTGGGGCGCGGACGAGAACATCCGCTGCGAAGAACCCACCTACGACGACGGACCCGGCGGTGACGGCCTCGGCGGCATCACCGTGCACCACACCGCGGGTCGCAACGACTACTCCCCCGAGGAATCCGCGGGCATCGTCCGCGCGATCTACACCTATCACGCACAGACCTTGGGCTGGTGCGATATCGGCTACAACGCGCTGGTCGACAAGTACGGCCAGATCTTCGAGGGCCGCGCGGGCGGACTCACCCGCGCGGTGCAGGGCGCGCACGCGGGCGGCTTCAACGAGAACACCGCGGGCGTCGCATTGATGGGCAACCACGAATCCGAGCCGCCGAGCGAGGCGGCGATCAACGCCATCGGCAACTTCATCGGCTGGCGCTCGAAGATCGCGCACCTCGACCCGACCGGCTACACCACGATGTACTCCGAAGGCACCGAATTCACCTCCTACGCCATGGGTCAGGCGGTGCAACTGCCCATCGTGTTCGCCCATCGCGACGTCGGCAACACCTCGTGCCCCGGCGACGCCGCCTACGACATGATGGATCGGATCCGCGGCATCGCCGCGAGTGTCGCGGGTGGTGCCGGGCTCGCCGACAGCGGGAACAGCACCGACAGTTACGCGGACAACGGGACCGGCACCGAGCAGAGCCAGGCCGCGCCGGCCGCACCCCAGGCCACGCCACGCACCAAACCCGACCTCGCCGCGCTGGCCGCGCTCACCAAGAAGCTGCTCGCCATGGTCGACCAGAACCCCATCGCCAAACACTGGGCCGCCAAGGGTGGCGCGGACGGGCCGCTCGGCGCGCCGCAAACCGAGCCGATGACCGCCGCGCAGGGGCGGCAGTACGCCAAGTTCGCCAACGGCTACGTCTACGCCGCGCCGGACGGCAAGGTCATCGAGGTGCTCGGCAAGATTCTCGACCGCTTCCTCCAACTCGGCGGCGACGCGGGCGTTCTCGGCATTCCGCAGAGCGACGCCTACACCGTGCCGAACGGCTTGCGCTCGGACTTCGAACACGGCTCGCTGATCCTGAACCAGGCGACCGGGATCGTCACCACGGTGTGGAAGACGTTCAACGACACCTATCAGCAGGAGGCGAGTCGCCAGGCTCCGGGCCAGGGTGGCGTCCCCGCAGGTGCTCCGGCACCAGCTCCAGCCGCTGCCCCTGCCCCTGCCCCTGCCCCTGCCGAGGCTCCGGCCCCTGAGGGTCTGCAATTCCCGTCCCCTGCCGACTTCCTCCCACCGGAGCCTGCCCCGGCAGGCTGA
- a CDS encoding SpoIID/LytB domain-containing protein — MTGVAGSAAATLLLLWSAPGELPYRTVAGPGHGRGMSQLGALANAQEGWTAERILDYYYPGAKLGTIPATTVGIRLTAQDDSTLDAFSAAGLRVAGQFVEPGQAAHLTLLPGGGANVVVTVGCDGEVLWQSATDDPWIHPVDPGPNRPAAEHLTLCGGSAYRGALGLADENGAARTVNRVDVEDYLLGVVPAEVQANWADKGANEALRAQAIAARSYVLAEHRYPYAQSCDTTDCQVYPGTDKEDPRAAAAIATTAGTVMVRDGRILRSEYSSAPGGGEPADIYTFEVGPALTDLAPNVVAPPIDPRTQTAVGESAIDVEYRRIGGAASAVGTPLGPEMVLPENAGTYRMFTNGVIISTETLGAQVVDFTTLLQLVPDPVAHESAPTGGTPPTAPATWPGSTAAPTTASTPTPRPTPGLPLPATPADGGR, encoded by the coding sequence GTGACGGGCGTGGCGGGCTCGGCCGCCGCCACGCTGCTGCTGCTCTGGTCCGCGCCGGGGGAGTTGCCGTATCGCACGGTGGCCGGGCCCGGTCACGGCCGTGGCATGAGCCAGCTCGGCGCGCTGGCGAACGCCCAGGAGGGCTGGACGGCCGAACGCATCCTCGACTACTACTACCCGGGCGCCAAGCTCGGCACCATTCCGGCAACCACCGTCGGCATCCGGCTCACCGCGCAGGACGACTCCACACTCGACGCCTTCTCGGCCGCCGGGCTGCGCGTCGCCGGGCAATTCGTCGAGCCGGGCCAGGCCGCGCACCTCACACTGCTGCCGGGTGGCGGCGCGAACGTCGTGGTGACAGTCGGCTGTGACGGCGAAGTGCTGTGGCAGTCCGCGACCGACGATCCGTGGATCCATCCCGTCGATCCCGGCCCGAATCGTCCTGCCGCCGAACATCTCACGCTGTGCGGCGGCTCGGCGTACCGGGGTGCGCTCGGTTTGGCGGACGAGAACGGGGCGGCGCGCACCGTCAACCGGGTCGATGTGGAGGACTACCTGCTGGGGGTCGTCCCGGCCGAGGTGCAGGCCAACTGGGCGGACAAGGGCGCGAACGAGGCGCTGCGCGCGCAGGCGATCGCGGCGCGCTCGTATGTGCTTGCGGAGCACCGCTATCCGTACGCGCAGAGCTGCGACACCACCGACTGCCAGGTGTATCCCGGTACGGACAAAGAGGATCCGCGCGCGGCCGCCGCGATCGCCACGACGGCGGGCACGGTCATGGTGCGGGACGGGCGAATTCTGCGGTCGGAGTACTCCTCCGCGCCCGGCGGCGGCGAACCCGCCGATATCTACACCTTCGAGGTCGGACCCGCCCTGACCGACCTCGCACCGAATGTGGTTGCGCCGCCGATAGATCCACGCACGCAGACGGCCGTCGGGGAATCGGCGATCGATGTCGAGTACCGGCGGATCGGCGGTGCGGCGAGCGCGGTGGGCACACCGCTCGGCCCGGAGATGGTCCTGCCCGAGAACGCGGGCACCTACCGCATGTTCACCAACGGCGTCATCATCTCGACCGAGACGCTCGGCGCCCAGGTCGTCGACTTCACCACGCTGCTGCAACTGGTGCCGGACCCGGTCGCGCACGAGTCCGCGCCGACCGGTGGCACCCCGCCCACGGCGCCCGCGACGTGGCCGGGCAGCACCGCCGCGCCGACCACCGCGTCGACGCCGACCCCGCGGCCGACGCCGGGACTGCCGCTTCCTGCCACGCCCGCGGACGGGGGTCGCTGA
- a CDS encoding MarR family winged helix-turn-helix transcriptional regulator — MADAVDLFTQHWNRERPEVDVSPMAVIGRVQRLSRLFEHELKHFFGGFDMEFWEFDVLATLRRSGSEEGLTAGALLKVAMVTSGAITNRIDRLATKGWVERIPCPEDRRVIRVRLTPEGRRTIDELLPQHMANEQRMLAALDSDAREQLAGLLRTLTESLGDGVPE; from the coding sequence ATGGCGGACGCGGTGGACCTGTTCACCCAGCACTGGAACCGGGAACGACCCGAGGTCGATGTCTCGCCGATGGCCGTGATCGGCCGGGTTCAGCGGCTGTCGCGACTGTTCGAGCACGAGCTGAAGCACTTCTTCGGCGGCTTCGACATGGAGTTCTGGGAGTTCGACGTACTCGCCACGCTGCGCCGCTCCGGCAGCGAGGAAGGACTCACCGCGGGCGCGCTGCTCAAGGTGGCGATGGTGACCTCGGGCGCGATCACCAACCGGATCGACCGCCTGGCCACCAAGGGCTGGGTGGAGCGCATCCCGTGCCCGGAGGACCGCAGGGTGATCCGAGTCCGGCTCACCCCGGAGGGCCGCCGGACGATCGACGAGCTACTGCCCCAGCACATGGCGAACGAGCAGCGCATGCTCGCCGCACTGGACTCGGACGCGCGCGAGCAGCTCGCGGGACTGCTCCGCACGCTCACCGAGTCACTGGGCGACGGCGTACCGGAGTGA
- a CDS encoding EamA family transporter → MTISPTPRTGTSYAGTLALTALTPIVWGSTYAVTTEFLPPDRPLFTALMRALPAGLVLLAFTRLLPRGIWIGRAVALGILNIGAFFPLLFLAAYRLPGGVAGVLGAVAPMFALAFATVVLAEKPNGRKVIAGLIGIFGVALVVLKANAQLDTVGVIAGLAGAASMAAGTVFTQRWGRPEGVGPLVLTGWQLTAGGLFILPLALLIEGAPPALDGRAIGGYLYLAVIGTAVAYWLWVRGISKVPATSVAFLGLLSPVSAAVIGWIALGQALGPLQVAGLVIALAGTVYGQLAGRPKPAAVVVAAPAPVLVGSR, encoded by the coding sequence ATGACCATAAGCCCAACCCCGCGCACCGGCACCTCGTACGCGGGCACCCTGGCGCTGACCGCCCTCACCCCCATCGTCTGGGGTTCCACCTACGCCGTCACCACCGAATTCCTGCCGCCGGACCGCCCGCTGTTCACCGCGCTCATGCGGGCGCTGCCCGCCGGCCTCGTGCTGCTCGCCTTCACCCGGCTGCTGCCCCGCGGCATCTGGATCGGCCGGGCCGTCGCCCTCGGCATCCTCAATATCGGCGCGTTCTTCCCGCTGCTGTTCCTGGCCGCGTACCGGCTGCCCGGTGGTGTCGCCGGCGTCCTCGGCGCGGTCGCACCGATGTTCGCCCTCGCCTTCGCGACCGTCGTGCTCGCGGAAAAGCCCAACGGACGCAAGGTGATCGCCGGTTTGATCGGCATCTTCGGCGTCGCGCTCGTGGTGTTGAAGGCCAACGCGCAGCTGGACACCGTCGGCGTCATCGCCGGACTGGCCGGAGCCGCGTCCATGGCGGCGGGCACCGTGTTCACCCAGCGCTGGGGGCGGCCCGAGGGGGTCGGCCCGCTGGTGCTGACCGGTTGGCAGCTGACCGCCGGCGGCCTGTTCATCCTGCCGTTGGCCCTGCTCATCGAGGGCGCGCCGCCCGCGCTGGACGGGCGTGCGATCGGCGGCTACCTGTACCTCGCCGTGATCGGAACCGCCGTGGCCTACTGGCTCTGGGTGCGCGGCATCTCCAAGGTGCCCGCCACCTCGGTCGCCTTCCTCGGACTGCTGAGTCCGGTATCGGCCGCGGTGATCGGGTGGATCGCGTTGGGTCAGGCGCTCGGCCCGCTGCAGGTGGCGGGGCTGGTCATCGCGCTGGCCGGCACCGTGTACGGCCAGCTGGCCGGGCGTCCGAAGCCCGCGGCGGTCGTCGTCGCGGCCCCAGCCCCCGTGCTGGTCGGGTCCCGCTGA
- a CDS encoding MerR family transcriptional regulator: MHTEWSIQDLAKAAGTTSRTLRHYGQLGLLPPSRIGTNGYRFYDQDSLVRLQRILLLRELGLGLPVIAEVLAGEQDTGAALRTHLELLRQEQDRIRRQIESVQTTLHKTERGEQLMAAEVFDGFDHTQYKDEVVERWGREAYDSGDKWWRGLTAEQKQAHMQAAKDIAADYGRAHAAGLTPDSPEAQAITARHRAWIGDGWQGRAVVKEAFIGLGEMYVADPRFGANYDVHGAGTAEFVRDAMRVYAETQL, translated from the coding sequence GTGCATACCGAATGGTCCATCCAGGATCTGGCCAAGGCGGCCGGTACCACCAGTCGCACGCTGCGCCACTACGGGCAGCTCGGGCTGTTGCCGCCGAGCCGGATCGGCACCAACGGTTACCGCTTCTACGACCAGGACTCCCTGGTGCGGTTGCAACGCATCCTGCTGCTGCGTGAGCTCGGCCTGGGCCTGCCGGTCATCGCCGAAGTGCTCGCGGGCGAACAGGACACCGGTGCCGCACTGCGCACGCACCTGGAACTGCTCCGGCAGGAACAGGATCGGATCCGGCGCCAGATCGAGTCGGTGCAAACAACGCTGCACAAGACGGAAAGAGGTGAACAACTCATGGCAGCAGAGGTTTTCGACGGCTTCGACCACACGCAGTACAAGGACGAGGTGGTCGAGCGCTGGGGCCGGGAGGCCTACGACAGCGGTGACAAATGGTGGCGCGGGCTCACTGCGGAGCAGAAGCAGGCGCACATGCAGGCCGCCAAGGACATCGCCGCGGATTACGGCCGGGCACACGCCGCCGGGCTCACGCCCGACAGCCCCGAGGCCCAGGCCATCACCGCCCGCCACCGCGCCTGGATCGGCGACGGCTGGCAGGGCCGGGCCGTGGTGAAGGAGGCCTTCATCGGGCTCGGCGAGATGTATGTCGCGGATCCGCGCTTCGGCGCGAACTACGACGTGCACGGCGCGGGGACAGCCGAGTTCGTCCGGGACGCCATGCGCGTCTACGCGGAGACACAGCTGTAG
- the glf gene encoding UDP-galactopyranose mutase: MTVASSPGTSANSAQYDLIVVGSGFFGLTVAERAASVLGKRVLVLDRRYHMGGNAYSEPDPDTGIEIHKYGAHLFHTSNKRVWDYVTQFTEFTGYQHRVFAMHKGQAFQFPMGLGLISQFFGRYFTPEEARKLIAEQSSEIETKDAQNLEEKAISLIGRPLYEAFIRDYTAKQWQTDPKELPAGNITRLPVRYTFDNRYFNDTYEGLPKEGYTKWLENMAASELIEVRVNTDWFEVREELRAANPDAPVVYTGPLDRYFDYQEGELGWRTIDFETEVLETGDYQGTSVMNYNDADVPFTRIIEPRHFHPERDYPNDKTVIMREFSRFAQTGDEPYYPINTPEDRAKLAAYRALAKKETATEKVLFGGRLGTYQYLDMHMAIGSALSMFDNVLRPHLETGAPLTAESAE, from the coding sequence GTGACCGTCGCATCGTCCCCGGGTACCTCCGCCAACTCCGCACAGTACGACCTGATCGTCGTCGGCTCCGGCTTCTTCGGCCTGACCGTCGCCGAACGCGCCGCCTCGGTGCTCGGCAAACGCGTTCTAGTGCTCGACCGTCGCTATCACATGGGCGGTAATGCCTATTCGGAACCGGATCCGGATACCGGCATCGAGATCCACAAGTACGGCGCGCACCTGTTCCACACCTCCAACAAGCGCGTGTGGGACTACGTCACCCAGTTCACCGAGTTCACCGGCTACCAGCACCGGGTCTTCGCGATGCACAAGGGCCAGGCTTTCCAGTTCCCGATGGGTCTGGGCCTGATCTCGCAGTTCTTCGGCCGCTACTTCACTCCGGAGGAGGCGCGCAAGCTCATCGCCGAGCAGTCCTCGGAGATCGAGACCAAGGACGCGCAGAACCTGGAGGAGAAGGCGATCTCGCTGATCGGGCGCCCGCTGTACGAGGCATTCATCCGCGACTACACCGCCAAGCAGTGGCAGACCGACCCGAAGGAACTGCCCGCGGGCAACATCACCCGGCTCCCGGTGCGCTACACCTTCGACAACCGCTACTTCAACGACACCTATGAGGGCCTGCCCAAAGAGGGCTACACGAAGTGGCTGGAGAACATGGCCGCCTCGGAGCTCATCGAGGTGCGGGTGAACACCGATTGGTTCGAGGTGCGCGAGGAACTGCGCGCGGCGAACCCGGACGCGCCGGTCGTCTACACCGGCCCGCTGGACCGCTACTTCGACTACCAGGAAGGCGAACTCGGCTGGCGCACCATCGATTTCGAGACCGAGGTGCTCGAGACCGGTGACTACCAGGGCACCTCGGTGATGAACTACAACGACGCGGACGTGCCGTTCACCCGGATCATCGAGCCGCGTCACTTCCACCCGGAGCGCGACTACCCGAACGACAAGACGGTGATCATGCGCGAGTTCTCCCGTTTCGCGCAGACCGGCGACGAGCCGTACTACCCGATCAACACGCCGGAGGACCGCGCCAAGCTGGCCGCCTACCGCGCGCTCGCGAAGAAGGAAACCGCAACGGAGAAGGTCCTTTTCGGCGGCCGCCTGGGCACCTACCAGTACCTGGACATGCACATGGCGATCGGTAGCGCGCTGAGCATGTTCGACAATGTGCTGCGGCCGCACCTGGAGACCGGCGCCCCGCTGACCGCTGAAAGTGCAGAATGA
- a CDS encoding glycosyltransferase translates to MTSQSLLDDMATETRAKSLLQRIILPRPGEPLDVRTLYVEESATNARRAHAATRTSLSIGAESEVSFCTYFNALPASYWRRWSILSAVVLRLELAGHGRVDVYRSKADGSRIHVQGKEFAVAPGTESVSVEFETDLGPFEDGGWIWFDITSDTAVTLLAGGWYAPIEAPGAGTIACGMPTFNRPTDLVKTLGALGSDPLVLGQVAAVIVADQGNRKVVDEPGFDEAAAVLGDRLVIRDQPNLGGSGGYSRVMYEALKNTDAEYIVYMDDDIEIEPDSILRALAFARFAKSPMLVGGQMLNLQERSHLHSMGEVVDRGIFMWTSAPNVEYDHDFAKHPLKDRDNSKLLHRRIDVDFNGWWTCVIPRQVAEQIGQPLPLFLKWDDVEYGLRARDHGYPTVTLPGAAVWHMAWSDKDDAIDWQAYFHLRNRLVVASLHLPGNGKAMVVNTIKATLKHLLCLEYSTVAIQNLAIRDYLAGPERLFQLLPSALGAVHALRKQYPDAVILPSSTELPLASHLEVGAVAEPANPIAKVVRLAKGVLHNLRPAHARHHETPQLNVPTLDARWFLLSQVDGVTVTTADGRGVVYRKRDPRQALGLFKEAMRLRKELAARFPEMQQRYRAAHPQLTSTAAWENAFGLGAQTKGEKS, encoded by the coding sequence ATGACCTCCCAATCCCTTTTGGACGATATGGCCACCGAGACCCGCGCGAAGTCGCTGCTGCAACGGATCATCCTGCCCCGGCCGGGTGAGCCGCTGGACGTGCGCACCCTGTACGTCGAGGAATCCGCGACCAATGCCCGGCGCGCGCACGCCGCCACCCGGACCTCGCTGTCCATCGGCGCGGAGTCCGAGGTGTCGTTCTGCACCTACTTCAACGCGCTGCCCGCCAGTTACTGGCGCCGCTGGAGCATCCTGTCCGCGGTGGTGCTGCGGCTGGAACTGGCCGGGCACGGCCGGGTCGACGTGTACCGCTCGAAGGCGGACGGTTCGCGAATCCACGTGCAGGGCAAGGAGTTCGCCGTCGCGCCCGGCACCGAATCGGTGTCCGTGGAGTTCGAGACCGATCTCGGCCCGTTCGAGGACGGCGGCTGGATCTGGTTCGACATCACCTCCGACACCGCGGTCACCCTGCTGGCCGGCGGCTGGTACGCGCCGATCGAGGCGCCCGGCGCGGGCACCATCGCGTGCGGCATGCCGACCTTCAACCGGCCGACGGACCTGGTGAAAACGCTCGGCGCGCTCGGCTCCGACCCACTGGTGCTCGGGCAGGTCGCCGCGGTGATCGTGGCCGATCAGGGCAACCGCAAGGTGGTCGACGAACCCGGTTTCGACGAGGCGGCCGCCGTGCTCGGGGACCGCCTGGTGATCCGCGACCAGCCGAACCTCGGCGGCTCCGGCGGGTACAGCCGGGTGATGTACGAAGCGCTGAAGAACACCGACGCCGAGTACATCGTCTACATGGACGACGACATCGAGATCGAACCCGACTCGATCCTGCGCGCGCTGGCCTTCGCCCGGTTCGCCAAGTCGCCGATGCTGGTCGGCGGTCAGATGCTGAACCTGCAGGAGCGTTCGCACCTGCACAGCATGGGCGAGGTGGTGGACCGCGGCATCTTCATGTGGACCTCGGCGCCGAACGTCGAATACGACCACGACTTCGCCAAGCACCCGCTCAAGGACCGCGACAACTCCAAGCTGCTGCACCGGCGCATCGACGTCGATTTCAACGGCTGGTGGACCTGCGTGATCCCGCGGCAGGTCGCCGAGCAGATCGGGCAGCCGCTGCCGCTGTTCCTGAAGTGGGACGACGTCGAATACGGCCTGCGCGCACGCGATCACGGCTATCCGACGGTCACCCTGCCCGGTGCCGCGGTCTGGCATATGGCGTGGAGCGACAAGGACGACGCCATCGACTGGCAGGCCTACTTCCACCTGCGCAATCGCCTGGTCGTCGCGTCGCTGCACCTGCCGGGCAACGGCAAGGCGATGGTGGTCAACACGATCAAGGCGACCCTGAAACACCTACTCTGCCTGGAGTATTCGACGGTCGCCATCCAGAACCTGGCCATCCGCGACTACCTCGCCGGACCGGAGCGGCTGTTCCAGCTGCTGCCGAGCGCGCTCGGCGCGGTGCACGCGCTGCGCAAGCAGTACCCGGACGCGGTGATCCTGCCCTCGTCCACCGAGCTGCCGCTGGCCAGTCACCTCGAGGTGGGCGCGGTCGCCGAACCGGCCAATCCGATCGCCAAGGTGGTCCGGCTGGCCAAGGGCGTGCTGCACAACCTGCGTCCGGCGCACGCCCGGCATCACGAGACCCCGCAGCTGAACGTCCCGACACTGGACGCGCGGTGGTTCTTGCTGTCGCAGGTCGACGGGGTTACCGTCACCACCGCCGACGGACGTGGCGTGGTCTACCGCAAGCGTGACCCGCGCCAGGCCCTCGGCCTGTTCAAAGAAGCGATGCGCCTGCGCAAGGAACTGGCCGCGCGCTTCCCCGAGATGCAGCAGCGCTACCGCGCCGCGCATCCGCAGCTGACCAGCACCGCGGCCTGGGAGAACGCCTTCGGCCTCGGTGCGCAGACGAAGGGCGAGAAGTCTTGA
- a CDS encoding phosphatase PAP2 family protein, with protein MLNAVQAKIATPEVIKAARAMSHFGEHALGWIGIAAAGWVVDKPRRRQWAGVAVGAVGAHAASIVIKRVVRRPRPNDPSVQVNVSTPSKLSFPSSHATSTTAAAVLLGRLTGLPLPAVLVPPMLLSRVVLGVHYPSDVLAGSALGAASAAVVLAAEKRLDDRTRKSTGS; from the coding sequence ATGCTCAACGCCGTGCAGGCCAAGATCGCCACCCCGGAGGTGATCAAGGCGGCCCGCGCGATGTCGCACTTCGGTGAGCACGCGCTCGGCTGGATCGGCATCGCGGCCGCGGGCTGGGTCGTGGACAAGCCGCGGCGCAGGCAGTGGGCCGGGGTCGCGGTGGGTGCCGTCGGCGCGCACGCGGCCTCGATCGTGATCAAGCGGGTGGTCCGCCGCCCGCGCCCGAACGATCCGTCGGTGCAGGTCAACGTGTCGACGCCGAGCAAGCTGAGCTTCCCGTCCTCGCATGCCACCTCGACCACCGCGGCGGCCGTGTTGCTCGGCCGATTGACCGGGCTACCCTTGCCTGCGGTGCTCGTGCCGCCGATGCTGCTGTCCCGGGTTGTCCTCGGGGTGCACTATCCCTCCGATGTGCTCGCCGGTTCCGCACTCGGTGCCGCATCCGCCGCCGTTGTGCTTGCCGCCGAAAAGAGACTCGATGACCGCACAAGAAAGAGCACTGGTAGTTGA